In a genomic window of Seriola aureovittata isolate HTS-2021-v1 ecotype China chromosome 11, ASM2101889v1, whole genome shotgun sequence:
- the dcbld2 gene encoding discoidin, CUB and LCCL domain-containing protein 2 translates to MGRAVMVGRGPTGAGVLVLSILIILTTESCRAQKGDGCGPSVLGPSSGTLSSLGYPGTYPNNTVCEWEISVPRGNRIHFRFAELDIENSDCQVNYLRLYNGIGPERSEIVKYCGLGLKVKEPIESTGNQVTVQFMSGTHHTGRGFYLSYSTTEHTDLITCLDKGTDFPQAEFSKYCPAGCLTSTEEISGTIPNGYRESSPLCVAAIHAGVVSNAVGGRISVVSSKGIPHYEGTLANNVTSTGGTLSNSLFTFRTNGCYGTLGLESGGVADTQLSASSVWEWNIFGQHSEWVPSGARLKKAGLPWAPSQNDQQQWLQIDLKREKRITGIATTGSTLREYQYYVSAYRVLYSNDGQQWYNYRETNSTQDKIFQGNINYLHEVRNNFIPPIEARFVRIDPTLWHQRIALKLELLGCQIPAARRRTELNPRMIPPSRHTPPPVGTKRPPHLGQTTHTPDIRNTTMPPHTNKDVALAAVLVPVLVMVLTALILTVVCAWHWRNRKKSSEGTYDLPHWDRTDWWKSMKQLLPSKMVETEDSVRYSSSEVGRITGRGAVPRLHAEPAEYAQPLVSGVTTLGARSTFKPDEGPDPGYSDPDLYDAPISPDVYHAYAEPLPASGSEYATPIVVDMGCHPSGGSSLNQPTTVCSFMGAGPASLLTRTDSGQSGRLAYDTPKNATGQVTPTEDLTYQVPQSCSQKPAGQS, encoded by the exons ATGGGCAGAGCGGTAATGGTGGGCAGGGGACCGACAGGGGCCGGGGTTCTCGTCCTGTCGATTCTCATCATTCTCACCACGGAAAGCTGTCGAGCGCAGAAAG GTGATGGCTGTGGCCCCAGTGTGCTTGGCCCCAGCAGTGGGACTCTGTCCTCTCTGGGTTACCCAGGGACATACCCCAACAACACGGTGTGTGAATGGGAGATCAGTGTGCCCCGTGGCAACAGGATCCACTTTCGCTTTGCTGAGCTGGACATAGAAAACAGCGACTGCCAGGTCAACTACCTCCGCCTATACAACGGCATCGGACCCGAGAGGAGTGAAATTG TGAAGTACTGCGGTTTGGGTCTGAAGGTTAAAGAGCCGATCGAGTCCACTGGCAACCAAGTCACTGTCCAGTTCATGAGTGGGACCCACCACACTGGACGTGGATTCTACCTGTCCTACTCCACCACTGAACACACAG ATCTAATCACCTGTCTGGACAAAGGAACTGATTTCCCCCAGGCAGAGTTCAG tAAATACTGTCCAGCAGGCTGCCTGACATCTACTGAGGAGATTTCTGGAACTATACCAAATGGATACAGAGAG TCGTCTCCCCTGTGTGTGGCAGCCATCCATGCAGGTGTGGTGTCCAACGCTGTGGGAGGGAGGATCAGCGTGGTCAGCAGCAAAGGCATCCCTCATTATGAGGGCACACTGGCTAACAATGTCACTTCCACTGG AGGAACTTTGTCAAACAGCCTCTTCACCTTCAGGACCAATG GCTGCTATGGGACGCTGGGATTAGAGTCTGGTGGTGTTGCAGACACTCAGCTCTCTGCTTCATCTGTGTGGGAGTGGAACATCTTTGGTCAGCACAGCGAGTGGGTGCCATCGGGGGCTCGCCTTAAAAAGGCAGGGCTGCCCTGGGCGCCTTCTCAGAATGACCAGCAGCAGTGGCTGCAGATCGATCtcaagagggagaagaggatcACAG GCATCGCCACCACAGGCTCTACCCTGAGAGAGTATCAGTACTATGTTTCAGCATACCGGGTCCTGTACAGTAATGATGGCCAGCAGTGGTACAACTACAGGGAAACAAATTCTACACAAGACAAG ATTTTCCAAGGCAATATCAACTACCTGCACGAGGTGAGGAATAACTTCATTCCTCCAATCGAGGCCCGGTTTGTGAGGATAGATCCCACCTTATGGCACCAGAGAATCGCGCTCAAGTTGGAGCTGCTTGGCTGCCAAATTCCTGCAG CGAGGCGGAGGACAGAGCTGAATCCGAGGATGATACCCCCTTCTCGTCATACTCCACCCCCTGTGGGTACAAAACGCCCGCCTCACCTTGGCCAAACTACACACACCCCAGACATAAGAAACACCACTATGCCTCCCCACACCAATAAAG ATGTGGCCCTGGCAGCAGTCCTGGTTCCCGTGTTGGTCATGGTTCTGACTGCTCTCATCTTGACTGTGGTTTGTGCTTGGCACTGGAGGAACAG GAAAAAGAGCTCTGAAGGAACATACGATCTTCCTCACTGGGATCGCACAG ACTGGTGGAAGAGCATGAAGCAGCTGCTGCCGTCCAAGATGGTGGAGACCGAGGATTCAGTTCGGTACAGCAGCAGTGAGGTGGGCCGGATAACGGGGAGAGGTGCTGTACCGCGACTACATGCTGAGCCTGCAG AATATGCCCAGCCACTGGTGAGCGGTGTTACAACATTAGGTGCACGATCAACTTTTAAACCAGACGAGGGGCCTGATCCAGGATACTCAGATCCGGACCTGTATGACGCCCCCATCTCACCAGACGTGTACCACGCCTACGCAGAACCCCTGCCAGCTTCGGGATCTGAATATGCTACACCCATTGTGGTTGATATGGGTTGCCACCCATCAGGGGGCTCCTCTTTGAACCAGCCCACCACTGTGTGTAGCTTCATGGGCGCCGGGCCCGCCTCCCTGCTCACACGAACAGACAGTGGCCAGTCAGGGAGGTTGGCGTACGATACACCGAAGAATGCCACTGGACAGGTCACACCCACTGAGGATCTGACTTATCAGGTGCCTCAGAGTTGCTCTCAGAAACCAGCAGGACAGAGCTGA
- the tmem30c gene encoding transmembrane protein 30C, with protein sequence MGRVKGKSGPLARRPDNSAFKQQRLPAWSPMLTANTVLPFFYFMALICMLLGVWLLLTVQSTQEMKLDYTDASTCNKCFEKRKNVSNAGESCSCTVVFSIERPFKGDVFFYYGLKNFHQNLRRYMDSRDDGQMVGRKKNLKNPSSYCEPFTRDQNGLPIAPCGAVANSIFNDSFTLTYHGSNQDPVRVPLLRRGITWYTDKNVKFRNPRMDNLSLAQVFDGTAKPLYWHKPVYELDPIDPTNNGFINDDLIIWMREAAFPNFKKLYGVLHRANKPFTQGLPAGSYSIDISYNFPVQYFRGRKEVVLTTLTWFGGQNHFLPIAYLVTSSLILLIAVILTVVWCKFGKNGKNMEE encoded by the exons ATGGGAAGAGTGAAGGGCAAGTCTGGGCCCTTGGCCCGGAGGCCAGACAACTCAGCTTTCAAACAGCAGAGGCTACCTGCGTGGTCTCCCATGCTGACAGCTAACACTGTGCTGCCTTTCTTCTACTTTATGGCTTTGATATGCATGCTGCTGGGAGTATGGCTGCTTCTCACGGTACAGAGCACACAGGAAATGAAG CTGGACTACACAGACGCTTCGacatgtaataaatgttttgaaaagCGTAAAAATGTGAGCAACGCAggagagagctgcagctgcacagtgGTGTTTTCTATTGAGAGACCATTCAAG GGAGACGTCTTTTTCTATTATGGCCTGAAAAACTTTCATCAGAACCTCCGTAGATACATGGACTCCAGAGATGATGGACAGATGGTTGGCAGGAAGAAAAACTTGAAG AATCCCAGTTCATATTGTGAGCCGTTTACAAGAGACCAGAATGGATTGCCCATTGCTCCCTGTGGTGCTGTGGCCAATAGTATCTTCAATG ACTCCTTCACTCTGACCTATCATGGATCCAATCAAGATCCAGTTCGGGTTCCTTTGTTACGTAGAGGCATCACCTGGTACACcgacaaaaatgtcaaatttcgCAACCCCAGGATGGACAACTTGTCACTGGCTCAAGTGTTTGATG GCACAGCAAAGCCACTGTACTGGCACAAGCCAGTGTATGAGCTTGATCCCATCGACCCGACCAACAACGGCTTCATCAATGATGACCTGATCATATGGATGAGGGAGGCAGCCTTCCCCAACTTCAAGAAGCTCTATGGGGTTTTGCACCGAGCCAACAAGCCCTTCACTCAGGGGCTTCCAGCCGGGAGTTACAGCATCGACATATCCTACA ACTTCCCTGTGCAGTACTTCCGAGGTAGGAAGGAAGTGGTGCTGACGACGCTGACCTGGTTTGGAGGTCAGAACCATTTCCTGCCCATTGCTTACCTAGTAACCAGCAGCCTGATCCTACTGATAGCTGTCATCCTCACGGTGGTCTGGTGTAAGTTCGGAAAGAATGGCAAGAACATGGAGGAATGA
- the cmss1 gene encoding protein CMSS1 — protein MGDDLGDEWWQHEDACESEEETEQEKQPTEKTKTETKPEKRKRITEKTVKAKKKKSEQTECVTAQKKETEDEKSTKPKKKRKKKKTITEVLATSEPKPGCPADLQNLVTQYFSDKRSVIEQEELKLQDSCFLSSNDLTHSLSSYLKQVCPKWAKIQKQHTGKSSVVLLIVCSSALRAIELIKQLTTFKGEAKAVKLFAKHIKIEEQVKLLQKGVTHIGVGTPGRISALIEKEGLNLQALKYVVLDWNWRDQKLRRMVDIPEIKLDFMKLLENGILNGCKDDKVKIGLF, from the exons ATGCATgtgagtcagaggaggagacagaacaagagaaacagccaacagaaaaaacaaagacggAGACTAAaccagagaagaggaagaggataacagagaaaacagttaaagccaagaagaaaaagagtgaaCAG ACCGAGTGTGTAACTGCTCAAAAGAAAGAGACTGAGGATGAAAAGTCAACTAAACccaaaaaaaagaggaag aaaaagaagacaattaCAGAGGTCTTGGCCACATCTGAACCAAAACCGGGCTGTCCGGCTGACCTGCAGAACCTGGTCACACAGTACTTCTCAGACAAGCGCTCTGTGATcgagcaggaggagctgaaatTGCAGG ACTCCTGTTTCCTGTCCAGTAATGACCTGACACACAGCCTCTCCTCTTATCTGAAACAGG TTTGTCCCAAGTGGGCAAAGATTCAAAAGCAGCATACAGGAAAGAGTTCGGTGGTTCTGCTTATCGTCTGTAGCTCTGCTCTCCGAGCCATCGAGCTCATCAA GCAGCTGACCACGTTCAAGGGTGAAGCCAAAGCAGTAAAGCTATTTGCGAAACACATCAAG ATAGAGGAGCAGGTGAAGCTGTTGCAGAAAGGCGTCACCCACATTGGAGTGGGGACTCCGGGCAGGATCAGTGCTCTTATTGAAAAAG agGGTTTGAACTTGCAGGCACTGAAGTACGTGGTTCTGGACTGGAACTGGAGGGACCAGAAGCTCAGAAGGATGGTAGACATTCCTGAG ATCAAACTGGACTTTATGAAGCTGCTGGAGAACGGTATCTTGAATGGCTGTAAAGACGACAAAGTCAAAATTGGACTCTTTTAA